A stretch of the Solanum dulcamara chromosome 6, daSolDulc1.2, whole genome shotgun sequence genome encodes the following:
- the LOC129892830 gene encoding uncharacterized protein LOC129892830, with translation MGEVEFEGSVDPTDVEQWLERIERVFEQLEYSDAAKFKYAISLLQKDVYDWYVSVPNVRAKPPILTWNDFVKEFHKKYVPLAYHDAKKKEFLNLEQGISAALTWERIDKEQAGRNEHKFRKAYADSGGPSKKGRFDSSQANTFRKLAQHKQNRSSSFTTSTPSSGQGKNHIPPCAQCGRNHFGTCKRASGACFNCGSFDHKVRDCPNPNPTSSPRTEGLVQKPVTTPFQGNRGARSRNIKATGTDAANPAGRSRDIARAYAMR, from the exons atGGGTGAAGTTGAGTTTGAAGGTTCTGTTGACCCTACAGATGTCGAGCAGTGGTTGGAACGGATTGAAAGAGTGTTCGAGCAGTTAGAGTATTCTGACGCTGCCAAATTTAAGTATGCTATCTCACTATTACAAAAAGATGTCTATGATTGGTATGTAAGTGTACCAAATGTCAGGGCAAAACCTCCTATTCTTACTTGGAATGattttgtgaaagaatttcATAAGAAATATGTCCCACTTGCTTATCATGAtgcaaagaaaaaagagttcttaaatttagagCAAGGGA TTTCAGCTGCACTTACTTGGGAAAGGATTGACAAGGAACAAGCTGGTAGAAATGAACATAAGTTCAGGAAAGCTTATGCAGATTCAGGAGGTCCATCAAAAAAGGGGAGGTTTGACAGTTCCCAAGCTAATACTTTTCGCAAGTTAGCCCAACATAAGCAGAATAGATCAAGTTCCTTTACTACCAGCACTCCAAGCTCTGGCCAAGGCAAGAATCATATACCCCCTTGTGCACAATGTGGAAGGAATCACTTTGGTACTTGTAAAAGAGCGTCTGGTGCTTGTTTTAATTGTGGGAGCTTCGATCATAAGGTGAGGGATTGTCCCAATCCTAACCCCACTTCTTCTCCACGTACGGAAGGCTTGGTTCAAAAACCGGTTACCACTCCCTTTCAAGGGAATAGAGGTGCAAGATCTAGAAACATAAAAGCAACAGGTACAGATGCAGCCAATCCAGCTGGTAGGTCAAGAGATATAGCACGAGCTTATGCAATGAGATAG